The following proteins are encoded in a genomic region of Cercospora beticola chromosome 8, complete sequence:
- a CDS encoding uncharacterized protein (antiSMASH:Cluster_6~BUSCO:EOG09262HKC) translates to MDVDMVISANSAFDQGLDVPIDMDDHMGLHVGLSDATANTIRSAIIGDVNGKFSTVFGQKLATMQKKQNFAFAIVAGNLFAEPDTITEEEKVEQEKLLAGQIEIPVTTYFTISTRALPSPVLERLRNNNGELCPNLSVLARKSLFKTSEAFKIVTLGGNYADVLPDDADEYTAKYTDKDIGEAAAFGEVDILITSDWPAEIRIGSKNQYEGRSPPGIRGLGDLVSALKPRYHFSTSQRFFEREPFFHNAEPPRPITRFVSVAPFGTVKSSGAGAEKWIAAYNLEPSAPAPQVPPEGTTATPFVQTRKRKSIDANGGAQNGFRFASGGGRSYNDWDGDQGRPYKRGKRQHQRNQRQEPQECYFCLGKNNAEVHMITSIGDNAYMTIAKGPLATRQTFPKLGIPCHMLIIPVEHAPTIQALNEETREATHKEMSRYRDALHNMISSKSTSGADGEAELGAVTWEISRGGGVHLHWQFLPVPVAMVKDGRIEAAFDVEAENQHYPRFAKTDGEKAAAQEGHYFKAMIWSEGSEKEIVLPLDETFRFDLQFGRRVLGKLMGLEERSHWRDVAQSQAEEDADASAFKEAFKQYDFTLTDDD, encoded by the coding sequence ATGGACGTTGACATGGTGATTTCCGCCAATTCAGCCTTCGACCAGGGCCTCGATGTGCCTATCGACATGGACGACCACATGGGCCTCCATGTCGGACTCAGCGATGCCACTGCTAACACCATACGCAGTGCCATAATCGGCGATGTCAACGGGAAGTTCTCTACTGTCTTCGGACAGAAACTCGCCACcatgcagaagaagcagaacttCGCCTTTGCGATTGTCGCCGGCAATCTTTTTGCAGAGCCCGATACGATCACTGAGGAGGAGAAAGTAGAGCAAGAAAAGCTTCTCGCCGGCCAGATTGAGATTCCTGTCACGACATATTTCACGATCAGCACGCGCGCACTCCCATCGCCAGTCCTTGAGAGACTACGAAACAACAATGGCGAGCTTTGCCCGAATCTCAGTGTTCTTGCCCGTAAATCTCTCTTCAAGACGTCAGAAGCATTTAAGATCGTCACTCTGGGTGGCAACTACGCCGATGTGTTGCCCGACGACGCCGACGAGTACACTGCCAAGTATACTGACAAGGACATCGGCGAAGCTGCTGCGTTCGGCGAGGTGGACATCCTGATCACCAGCGACTGGCCTGCAGAAATCAGGATCGGGTCTAAGAATCAGTACGAAGGACGCTCACCGCCCGGAATCCGAGGCTTGGGCGACTTGGTCAGCGCACTAAAGCCTCGATATCACTTCTCCACTTCGCAGCGATTCTTCGAGCGCGAGCCCTTCTTCCATAATGCGGAGCCTCCACGACCGATCACTCGCTTCGTTAGTGTTGCACCGTTTGGTACTGTCAAGTCAAGCGGCGCGGGTGCCGAGAAATGGATCGCTGCATACAATCTGGAGCCATCAGCGCCTGCTCCGCAGGTCCCACCTGAGGGAACCACGGCGACTCCTTTTGTGCAGACGAGAAAGCGCAAATCTATTGATGCAAATGGTGGAGCTCAGAATGGGTTCCGCTTCGCCAGCGGCGGAGGACGCTCATACAACGACTGGGATGGAGATCAGGGCCGACCGTACAAGCGCGGCAAGCGGCAACATCAGCGCAACCAGCGACAAGAACCACAGGAATGCTACTTCTGTCTTGGCAAGAACAACGCCGAAGTGCACATGATTACTTCGATCGGAGACAATGCGTACATGACCATCGCCAAAGGCCCTCTGGCAACCCGGCAGACCTTTCCAAAGCTTGGCATTCCTTGCCACATGCTGATAATTCCGGTGGAACACGCGCCAACCATCCAGGCGCTGAACGAAGAAACTCGTGAAGCGACACACAAAGAGATGAGTCGGTACCGCGATGCCCTTCACAACATGATTTCGAGTAAATCTACCTCTGGTGCAGACGGAGAAGCCGAACTCGGTGCAGTGACCTGGGAGATCAGCAGAGGCGGCGGTGTGCATTTGCACTGGCAATTCCTCCCTGTACCCGTCGCGATGGTCAAAGACGGCCGTATAGAGGCTGCATTCGATGTGGAGGCCGAAAACCAGCACTATCCGAGATTCGCCAAGACAGATGGAGAGAAAGCCGCTGCACAGGAGGGTCACTACTTCAAAGCTATGATCTGGTCGGAAGGAAGCGAGAAGGAAATAGTGTTGCCTCTCGACGAGACTTTCCGATTCGATCTACAGTTTGGGAGAAGAGTACTCGGGAAATTGATGGGCCTTGAGGAGCGAAGCCACTGGCGCGATGTGGCACAGAGCCAAGCAGAGGAGGATGCGGACGCTTCCGCTTTCAAAGAGGCTTTCAAGCAATACGACTTCACGTTGACGGACGATGACTGA
- a CDS encoding uncharacterized protein (CAZy:CE4~antiSMASH:Cluster_6) → MGNKRVQCCISVDIDAVAGWLGSYGGEDSTSDISRGLFAGTIGVRRLLKLFEKYNITTTWFIPGHSLETFPEECRMIADAGHEIGLHGYSHENPIAMTLEQQTAVMDKCYKLITEFQGKPPRGIVAPWWESSQEGAELMLKYGLEYDHSFSHHDCQCYWLRTGDKWTPIDFKKHPEHWMKPLEGGPMTGLVEIPASWYLDDLPPMMFIKKAPNSHGWVNPRDVEELWMDQFDYFYREYDEFVFPVTVHPDVCGHPHGLLMLERIIERINKHEGIEWVTMESICDDFKAKSTPPKGALLPAEVGAIAKNPNLELKKQE, encoded by the exons ATGGGCAACAAGA GAGTACAATGCTGCATCAGCGTTGACATCGACGCTGTCGCCGGTTGGCTTGGTAGCTATGGCGGCGAAGACTCAACCTCCGACATATCTCGCGGTCTCTTCGCCGGCACCATCGGCGTACGACGTCTCCTCAAGCTCTTCGAGAAATacaacatcaccacaacTTGGTTCATTCCGGGCCACAGTCTTGAGACTTTCCCGGAAGAATGCCGCATGATTGCAGATGCTGGCCATGAAATCGGTCTGCATGGCTACAGTCACGAGAATCCCATTGCCATGACACTCGAGCAGCAGACAGCTGTGATGGATAAGTGTTACAAACTGATTACAGAGTTCCAGGGTAAGCCGCCGAGAGGCATTGTGGCGCCCTGGTGGGAGAGTAGTCAAGAAGGAGCGGAATTGATGTTGAAGTATGGGCTGGAGTATGATCACAGTTTCAGTCACCACGATTGTCAATGCTATTGGTTGCGGACTGGAGATAAGTGGACTCCGATTGATTTCAAGAAACATCCGGAGCATTGGATGAAG CCTCTCGAAGGTGGACCGATGACAGGACTTGTCGAAATCCCTGCTTCTTGGTATCTGGACGATCTGCCTCCGATGATGTTCATCAAAAAGGCACCGAATAGTCATGGCTGGGTCAACCCGCGCGATGTCGAAGAGCTGTGGATGGATCAGTTTGACTATTTCTATCGCGAGTACGATGAGTTTGTGTTCCCTGTGACTGTGCATCCTGATGTGTGCGGACATCCTCATGGATTGCTTATGCTTGAAAG AATCATCGAGAGAATAAACAAGCACGAGGGTATCGAATGGGTGACGATGGAGAGCATATGCGATGACTTTAAGGCCAAGAGTACTCCACCAAAGGGTGCATTGCTCCCAGCAGAGGTCGGAGCAATTGCAAAGAATCCAAATCTGGAactgaagaagcaggaatAG
- a CDS encoding uncharacterized protein (antiSMASH:Cluster_6), which produces MSRPLLPSLPPPPPPFQRRTNGFHNTTTGSKLLPATSHTRESRVHGQEIGNATTDAFASWPSPPTKDERRTHSRPAPTQSRLLQIVKRRRRTAEVMYVAHRVHKDKATIAALLAREGVALARRESRVRTRENALAQRENELLIAEDVLKQKCTGSVLVEGQASLRLNTAQETVIEHYRSRITSLETQLKAANGVEAAVRLEFAERIGRLQGRLDGRSEQVEDAKGRCRDTQNELVHAQLLNRELQEKLDAATRSNNELQRQRDNAYRMEKENQRNPNPIRRFTLEPDAYPSTIGPRTYEATSLDVSDQRTTANAADASLSRRGSSLFHR; this is translated from the coding sequence ATGTCGAGACCATTGCTGCcgtcgctgccgccgccgccgccgccgttcCAGCGGCGTACGAATGGCTTCCACAACACGACTACTGGGTCAAAACTTCTGCCGGCTACATCGCACACACGTGAGAGCCGAGTTCATGGCCAGGAAATTGGTAACGCAACAACCGACGCGTTTGCGAGCTGGCCTTCGCCACCCACGAAAGACGAGCGCCGCACTCATTCTCGGCCTGCACCTACGCAAAGCCGTCTCCTCCAGATCGTGAAGAGGAGGCGCCGCACAGCCGAAGTCATGTATGTCGCCCACAGGGTCCACAAAGACAAGGCCACCATCGCCGCGCTTCTCGCTCGTGAGGGGGTTGCACTTGCCAGACGAGAGTCACGAGTAAGAACCCGGGAGAACGCCTTAGCCCAGCGCGAGAACGAGCTCTTGATCGCAGAAGATGTGCTCAAACAGAAGTGCACCGGTTCTGTGCTCGTCGAGGGCCAGGCGTCACTGCGACTCAACACGGCTCAAGAGACTGTTATCGAGCACTACCGTTCGCGGATTACGTCGCTCGAAACACAACTGAAAGCAGCAAACGGCGTCGAGGCCGCCGTCCGCCTAGAGTTCGCAGAGCGAATCGGTCGATTGCAAGGCCGCCTCGACGGCCGATCTGAGCAGGTTGAAGATGCGAAGGGGCGTTGCAGAGATACACAGAATGAACTCGTTCACGCTCAGCTGTTGAACAGAGAGCTGCAAGAAAAGCTCGATGCTGCCACTCGCTCGAACAATGAGCTCCAACGTCAGCGTGATAACGCCTACCGCATGGAAAAAGAGAATCAAAGGAACCCCAATCCAATTCGACGCTTCACTCTGGAGCCCGACGCGTATCCTTCTACCATCGGACCTCGGACTTACGAGGCCACTTCGTTAGATGTATCTGACCAACGAACGACTGCCAATGCGGCCGATGCTAGTCTGTCACGACGTGGTTCTTCGCTCTTCCACAGATGA
- a CDS encoding uncharacterized protein (antiSMASH:Cluster_6): MENFDNPDPFVKDELEQQSQAQTAEAPRTSRLDYATSPSVTADKSGGRSTSRSTRKSSKRAQSTTSISGEHPHLDKFKTAVDDVQAGVVDKVRTFGHKLHFDSVHAHGVSRFLNPTTIRMKVRYQDDSDSATPQEETSLLWRARDNRKGRNSIAVPRLPVEDDGNGSFLPLRYTPRMSSKITDIAHNLYRMATTFPYWDMSFWSGASYTIGSALFVADGALAWGPVAFGVGFETASADKLGGPLCFFIGALFYQVGAVAAYLEAVNDGSFHGAAMRRLLDGHEEDSKKLLDEKVKDFFGHVKPRRPHRNPDTKMPDADGDVDPEAGWKTKEDCLRRPGSIYPQGKSPAPRRGGVDLGGDESLQGSVWYSTWRWWPTWKALRSHHVYEIGYLACAIQLFGVTLYGVTAVVILPGILTSLKPWQELAAFWIPQVVAALCFLIASLMFMLETQEKWWKPEPGILGWWIGVWSTAGSVGFELIACFGIKALASGEEAHWAEYQSDLATMWGSACYFIGSFLQWYEALNKNPIEELFNEPGEMKSSRVHPI, translated from the exons ATGGAAAACTTTGACAACCCCGACCCGTTCGTGAAGGACGAATTGGAGCAGCAATCACAAGCTCAGACTGCCGAAGCACCTCGCACCAGTCGGCTGGACTACGCGACCTCACCTTCAGTCACGGCCGACAAATCTGGCGGCAGAAGCACAAGCCGTTCAACCCGTAAATCCAGTAAACGCGCACAAAGTACCACCTCGATCAGCGGTGAACACCCTCATCTTGACAAATTCAAGACCGCTGTCGATGATGTTCAAGCCGGCGTGGTCGACAAAGTCAGAACATTCGGACACAAGCTGCACTTCGACAGCGTCCACGCACATGGCGTCTCTCGCTTCCTTAATCCCACCACGATCCGCATGAAAGTGCGGTACCAGGATGACTCGGATTCTGCTACGCCACAAGAAGAAACGTCTCTGCTCTGGCGCGCCAGAGATAATCGCAAGGGCAGGAATTCTATTGCCGTCCCTCGATTACCAGTCGAGGACGATGGAAACGGGTCCTTTCTGCCATTGCGCTACACTCCTCGCATGAGCTCGAAGATCACCGACATCGCACATAACCTCTATCGCATGGCCACCACTTTCCCCTACTGGGATATGTCTTTCTGGAGTGGCGCGTCCTATACCATCGGCTCTGCGCTCTTCGTTGCAGACGGCGCGCTCGCCTGGGGTCCTGTGGCTTTTGGCGTAGGGTTTGAGACTGCATCTGCGGACAAGCTGGGTGGTCCcttgtgcttcttcatcgGAGCTCTGTTTTACCAAGTTGGAGCTGTGGCGGCCTATCTCGAAGCGGTGAACGACGGGTCATTTCATGGAGCAGCGATGAGGAGATTACTAGACGGGCACGAGGAAGATTCCAAGAAGCTATTAGACGAGAAAGTCAAAGACTTTTTCGGACACGTGAAGCCTCGACGTCCGCATCGAAACCCGGACACGAAGATGCCAGACGCAGATGGTGACGTTGATCCTGAGGCAGGATGGAAGACGAAAGAAGACTGTCTTCGTCGACCCGGGTCGATCTACCCTCAAGGCAAATCTCCTGCTCCTCGACGCGGAGGCGTGGATCTCGGTGGCGATGAAAGTCTTCAAGGCAGTGTATGGTACTCAAcctggcggtggtggccgaCATGGAAAGCCCTTCGATCACATCACGTCTACGAGATCGGATACTTGGCTTGTGCAATTCAACTTTTCGGTGTCACGCTATATGGTGTCACGGCCGTGGTCATTTTACCCGGAATTCTGACATCTTTGAAACCTTGGCAGGAGTTGGCTGCATTTTGGATCCCGCAGGTCGTGGCTGCTTTGTGCTTTTTGATTGCGAGTTTGATGTTTATGTTGGAGACGCAGGAGAAGTGGTGGAAACCTGAGCCGGGGATTTTGGGCTGGTGGATTGGAGTTTGGTCGACGGCTGGGTCGGTGGGGTTTGAGTTGATTGCTTGTTTTGGGATTAAAGCGCTTGCGAGTGGGGAGGAGGCGCATTGGGCGGAGTATCAAA GTGATCTTGCGACTATGTGGGGTTCTGCGTGTTATTTTATTGGGAGCTTTTTGCAGTGGTATGAGGCTTTGAACAAGAATCCGATTGAGGAGTTGTTCAATGAGCCGGGAGAGATGAAGAGTAGTCGGGTGCATCCTATATGA